ATCCTCGGCGTGCGCCGTCTCCAGATCTTCCAGTTCGAGTTCGAACTGGGCCAGCAGACGGCGCCCCCGCTCCGATGAGGCCCCGAAACGGTCCTGGCGCATCCGCGCAATGAGGTGCTTGAGATGGGCGATCTGCGCCTCGGCGCTGATCGCTCGGGTTTCAGCGGCAGTGGCCCGGGTTTCGGCAGAAGACGCCCGGAATTCGGCGACCTGAGCGCGCGCCTCGACCGCGGCAAGTGCCGCGCGCAGGGCCATCATCTCGTCCGTGTCTCCCGTCATGAAGACAGTTGACCACATGGGCGCTCAAAAGAGTACCAGTATATGCTGATCTGGCGCAGTTTTTATTATCCCGCCAGTTCGGGTCTCCAGGTTTTCTGCGGGTTTCTCCAGTCGATCCCTTCCAGCAGGCAACTTAATTGTGACGGGGAAAGATGGATCACCCCGTCCCTGGCCGAGGGCCAGAGGAAATGCCCACGCTCGATCCGCTTCGCATATAATGACAGGCCTACGCCATCGTGCCAGATCAGTTTCACCAGGTCGCCGCGCTTTCCCCTGAAGACATAAACGTCGCCGGCGAAAGGATCACGACCCAGCGTTTCCTGGACTTTCAGGGCCAGCCCGGGCATCCCGAGGCGCATATCGGTCACGCCGGCCGCCAGCCATATCCTCAGCGTGGAGGGAAGCGGAATCATGACCGCAGCGCGCCCACAATCTCACGCAGACGATCAGCGGACAGCCCCGTGTCGAATTCGAGCCGCACACCGTCCGGAAAGACCACGCTGACCGCTCGGCCAGGCGGCGTTCCCTGTTCGCTTCGACGCTCCAATGCCTGCGGCTGAGGTGCCGGAGCCACCATGACAGGCACGAACGATGTTCCGCCCTGCGCTTTGGCCCGGGCCTCTCGCCGCCACCGAAACACCAGGCTTGGATGAACACCATACTGTGCAGCCACCTCCCTTACGGGGCGCCGGCTCTCGTAGGACGCGATGACCACGCGCGCGCGAAATTCAGGGGCGTGCCAGCGGCGGCGATCTGAAACGATCTCGATCCGCGAGGCTTCCGCCAGCCTGTCTCGCTCTCCTGCCTCCATACCGCTCCCTTGGAGCCTCTCTGCGGTACTACCTGCGACACTCGCAGGTAGTACCGCGTCTCTATCTCTTGAATCGCTCATGATTCATAGCTGAACCAGAATAGAAATATTCAGCAAGGCGGCAGTCGCCGGGTGCTTACCCACATCCTGCAGGACATGTGGGATAAATGGGTTCTGCTCGCCGCCCTGGGCAGCATCTGCTGCCTGATGCGCGGAACCGTGGGGGATGTCGCCAGCCAGCCAGCAGGTCAGGCCTTTGCGCATGGCCGGACTTGCGCCAATGGCTCATGATCGTGGCGCGATGCGTGGGAAACGTGTCATTCCAGGGGGAGAAGATCTCTCCGCCACGTCCTGTTTCAGGCAGGACTGGCAGCGGCCTGCCATAATCCAGTTCTGAAAGCTGTTGCCAGGCGCATGAAGGAGCGGGGTAAGCCACATAAACTGGTGATCGTCGCTATCGCACGGTGTCTCATCACAATCGCCAACGCCGTCCTCAAAAACAGGCCTGCCATGGCGCATTAGCTCCGCCGCTTAAACACAGTTGCTAGGAATATCGCGAGAACGTCTAACTGTTGAACTTTAGAAAGTTTGAACAAAGAGGACAGTCTGCCATTCAAATCAGGTCTTGTAACTGCTTCAAAAAAGCTGCGATGTTCGCCTCATCGCGCTTGTAATAGGTCCAGGGGCCTATGCGCTGCGATGTGACAAGTTTGGCGCGTTGCAGCGCTGTCAGATACAGCGAAATGGTTGACTGAGACAGACCGGCCCGCTCCTGTATGATGCTCACGCAGACACCTACCTGTTCAGGATCAACTTCCTGTTCAGGGTAATTCTTGCGAGGGTCCTTGAGCTTCGCCAAGATTGCCAGCCGGGCGGGGTTGTCCAGGGCCTTCAGTGCGTCGTTGATATCGATACTCATGATCCTCCATATAGCGAGAAATTCCAATATAGCAATATTTCGCTGCCTGTTGGATGGACCTAATTACGCTGGAAGCGTCAGAAGCCGTGTCCAGATGTCTGGACACGGCCTGAAGCGCCTAACGCTGATAGGTGGGATAGTCAGTATATCCTTTGGCGGTGCCGCCATACATGGTCTTCGGATCTACTGGATTGAGTGGCCAGCCATGAGCGATGCGCTCCGGCAAATCGGGGTTTGCGATGAAGGGCCGGCCGAAGGCAATCAGATCGCCCAAGCCTGCCTTGACCACGCGCACGCCACGCTCGGGAGTGTACCTGCCGGCATAAAGAACCCGGCCGCTGAAGTTTTTCCGTATGTCCGCACGGAAGGATTCAGGCAGTTCGGGCGCGTTATTCCAATCCGCCTCGGCAATCGAGACGTAAGCGATCCCAATTTTTTCGAGAACCTTTATGGCCTCGATGTAGGTCGTGTGGGGGTCTTCCTCGACAAGACCAAGATAGACGCGGTCCTCGTCGGTGGTGGCGAACAGGGGAGAAAAGCGAACTCCCATGCGCTCTTTACCAACGACATCGGCAACCGCCTGCGTCACTTCGGCCAGGAATCTCAGTCGGTTTTCCAGTGAGCCGCCATATTCATCCTCGCGCTGATTGGTGTGGGTAGAAATGAACTGGTTTATCAGATAGCCGTTCGCGCTGTGGATCTCCACGCCGTCAAAGCCTGCATCGAGAGCATTGCGCGCGGCCTGGGCATAGAGCTGGACCAGTTCCTTGACCTCTGCGGTGGTCAGGGCGCGCGGTGCCGACGGTAGTGTGAGAGCGCCCTGGCCCGGGCCGGTTTCAACGAACACTCTGACATTGTCGGCCGGGATCGCCGATGGCGCGACCGGAGCGGCGCCACCAGGCTGTAGGGAGGTATGAGATACGCGCCCCACATGCCATAATTGCAAGAAGATGGTTCCCCCTTCGGCGTGAACGGCATCGGTTACCTTGCGCCAGCCCTCGACCTGTTCGGGACTGTAGATGCCGGGTGTCCACGCATATCCCTGCCCACGCGGTTCGATCTGTGTCCCCTCGGTCACCATGAACCCTGCACTGGAGCGTTGGCGGTAGTAGGTCGCCATCAGATCATTGGGGATGTTTCCCGGCTGGGAGCTGCGAGAACGTGTGAGCGGGGGGAGAACGATCCGATTTCTGAGGGTATACGGACCCAGGGTCAGACTGTCGAAGAGAACCGAGTTCTGCATTTTGCGAATCCTAGATATTGAGAAACATCAATTTATGAGGGCATGAAAGGCCTCATATCCACTCGGGATCAGAACAGTCCGGCAGAAGCCTCGTTGAGCCGGCTGCGGGCATCAAGCGCTAATTTTTGGGTTTCGCGTTCAATGCCTGACCTTTTGTAACCACCGAAGCGCTCGGCGTCGGTATCGAGCTGATTGGCAAACTTCACCGGGCGTCTCCTTCTGTGGGTGAGTGACGCTGCCAAACATAACTATGCATCGAGATATGTCAATATCTAGGTTTTAAGATTTAATCTGGCTGCTCTCCGTGCGACATCACCCGACCCTGACAGCGAACCCATTGCCTCGGCCTTCGTCCAGCGGCAGCGTCTGGGACAAATATCCATTCGTCGGGTTGTTCAGGTAAGCGATGTAGTCCGGATCAAACGCATTTTCGCCGAAGATCGCTGCGCCGGGTGCCAGCCGGGGTTCGATCAGTTTCAGAACTGGCAGATAGAGCGAGAACGCACCGTCGAGTAGGAGAAGATCAACCGGTCCATCAATATCGCGGAGCGTTTCAAGCGCATCGCCTTCACGAATATCCACCAGATCAGCTAAGCCTGCTGCATCAAGATTTGCCCGCGCCTGTGCCACCTTGGTGCGTTCCATTTCGCTACCGATCAACTGCCCGCCACCATTATCACGAAGGGCCGTGGCCAGATAAATGGTCGAGATTCCCATCGACGTGCCGAATTCTACGACCCGACGGGCTTTGCAGGCTCGTGTCATCATGTAGAGAAACTGACCGTAGCGCGGCGAGACGGCGAGAAAATTGTCGGCATAGTCGTGATAGACGCTCCGATAGTCGGCTCTTTCTTGGGCAAGTAGTTCTGCCATCACCTGTTCAGCCGATGTTTCCGGTGCGTTAAAGCGCGCCATCATGGTTTCCATGAGTTCGCGGTCGGACGTTTCTGCATTCCTGTGCAGCGTTTCCAGGAGGGTAATGACTGGGCTAGTGGTCAATGTGTTCACGGGGCGTCCTTTCGCAGATGTCAGGATCTTGAAAATCTTGATTGATTGTCTGCTCAGGAATAGCCCTGCATGGATATGGCGTCATTCAGATATCAGGTCAGATTATTATTCAATCTTGCCAAACTGATCCTTGCCGTCAAAAATACGTCTATGCCCATGCTGAACGAATTGTCGAAGACGGAAGACTGGATCGAACCGGATGACGTTCCCCGGGCGATCGTAACCTACGGTTATGCGGCCGGGCAGGCTGAGAGCATGGAACTGGACTTTCACAGTCATGCCAAAAGCCAGATTATGCTGGTGCAACGCGGCGCGCTTACCTGCGAAGGGGATAGCGGATTATGGGTTGTTCCGCCGCGTAGTGCCATCTGGATACCAGGCGGGGCACGCCATGCCATCAGGATAAGCGGTGCGCTTGAGGGATATAATGCATTCATTGATCCCGCGCTTGGTCCTCCCTTGCCTGAAACCTGCTGTGCGGTCGCCGTAACGCCGCTGCTTCGCGAGTTGCTGGTTCGGGCATCCGAACTGCCACTCTACTATGAAGAAAACGGCGCAAACTCACGCCTGCTGGACGTGCTTCTTGATGAACTTGCACGGGCCAGGATCGAGGATCTTCATCTTCCCATGCCTGTCGACAGGCGTCTTCGAGGGATTGTCAGCATGATGACCGGGGCGCCAGGTGAGCGGAAAACGCTCGATACCTGGGCCAGACAGGCCGGAGTCAGCGAGCGCACCCTGTCGCGCCTGATCAGCCAGGAGACCGGCATGAGTTTCGGACGCTGGCGGCAGCAGTTGAACGTCATGCTTGCTGTTCAATGGCTGGCAGATGGTGCGACGATCCAGCAGGTTGCGGGGCATCTAGGCTATGAGAGTGTACCGAGTTTCGTGACGATGTTCCGCAAAGTGCTGGGTATGTCTCCGGGACGTTATATGGCCGAGCGATATTCTGGATAATGGATCAGCGTGTCTTTATTGAATTTCCGGCCATTTGTTTTCTCTGGCAGGGACCAAGTCGGGCGGAAAGATAGAGCCGATTCATGCGGCGCAGTTCATCCGGAGCACCAGGTGTTGTCGGAGCGTCCTTCAGGGTCATACCCAGCATGACTTTCATATTGTTCAGGACAACCGCCGCAATATCGCCGGCCGTTTGCTCGTGCAGTCCGGGCGCGCACACCCGCAGGGCGGCCGAAATACCGGCCAGAGCCTGTTGGCGTGACCGGTCTCGGATTTCCGTCCGGTCAGTATGCGCTTCCATCAGCGCCGGAAGGGATTTTACACGCGGATAAAGCACCGCGAGCAGGTCAATCAGGATATCAGCCAGTTCTTCCGGTGAAAGATCTGCTGCCCGCTTTGCCAGCGCTTCATATTCGTCATGCACGATAGCCATGTGGTGCTGCAAAAGTGCTTCCCCGACGGCCTCCTTGTTGGGGAAGAAACGGTAGAGCGAACCGATCTTTGCGCCGGCCCTGCTGGCGATCTCCGCCATTGTGGTGGCTTCATAGCCATGCTCCGCCATGAGATCGGACGCAGCCGCCAGCAGTTCCGCCACTCTCTGCCGACCGACTGCACGGCGCGGCTGAAGCGGCGCCCGCTTTTTGCTTGACGAAGTTGAGTCCGTGCTCAAATATTACCCCAGTTTGAGTGCTTCCTCAATTTCTATCAACTCCGCGCTCAGCGGACAACGAGTCCGTAAAACATATG
This portion of the Komagataeibacter sp. FNDCF1 genome encodes:
- a CDS encoding helix-turn-helix domain-containing protein codes for the protein MDMASFRYQVRLLFNLAKLILAVKNTSMPMLNELSKTEDWIEPDDVPRAIVTYGYAAGQAESMELDFHSHAKSQIMLVQRGALTCEGDSGLWVVPPRSAIWIPGGARHAIRISGALEGYNAFIDPALGPPLPETCCAVAVTPLLRELLVRASELPLYYEENGANSRLLDVLLDELARARIEDLHLPMPVDRRLRGIVSMMTGAPGERKTLDTWARQAGVSERTLSRLISQETGMSFGRWRQQLNVMLAVQWLADGATIQQVAGHLGYESVPSFVTMFRKVLGMSPGRYMAERYSG
- a CDS encoding class I SAM-dependent methyltransferase codes for the protein MNTLTTSPVITLLETLHRNAETSDRELMETMMARFNAPETSAEQVMAELLAQERADYRSVYHDYADNFLAVSPRYGQFLYMMTRACKARRVVEFGTSMGISTIYLATALRDNGGGQLIGSEMERTKVAQARANLDAAGLADLVDIREGDALETLRDIDGPVDLLLLDGAFSLYLPVLKLIEPRLAPGAAIFGENAFDPDYIAYLNNPTNGYLSQTLPLDEGRGNGFAVRVG
- a CDS encoding TetR/AcrR family transcriptional regulator; amino-acid sequence: MSTDSTSSSKKRAPLQPRRAVGRQRVAELLAAASDLMAEHGYEATTMAEIASRAGAKIGSLYRFFPNKEAVGEALLQHHMAIVHDEYEALAKRAADLSPEELADILIDLLAVLYPRVKSLPALMEAHTDRTEIRDRSRQQALAGISAALRVCAPGLHEQTAGDIAAVVLNNMKVMLGMTLKDAPTTPGAPDELRRMNRLYLSARLGPCQRKQMAGNSIKTR
- a CDS encoding helix-turn-helix transcriptional regulator, with the protein product MSIDINDALKALDNPARLAILAKLKDPRKNYPEQEVDPEQVGVCVSIIQERAGLSQSTISLYLTALQRAKLVTSQRIGPWTYYKRDEANIAAFLKQLQDLI
- the tnpB gene encoding IS66 family insertion sequence element accessory protein TnpB (TnpB, as the term is used for proteins encoded by IS66 family insertion elements, is considered an accessory protein, since TnpC, encoded by a neighboring gene, is a DDE family transposase.), translated to MIPLPSTLRIWLAAGVTDMRLGMPGLALKVQETLGRDPFAGDVYVFRGKRGDLVKLIWHDGVGLSLYAKRIERGHFLWPSARDGVIHLSPSQLSCLLEGIDWRNPQKTWRPELAG
- the tnpA gene encoding IS66-like element accessory protein TnpA, with protein sequence MEAGERDRLAEASRIEIVSDRRRWHAPEFRARVVIASYESRRPVREVAAQYGVHPSLVFRWRREARAKAQGGTSFVPVMVAPAPQPQALERRSEQGTPPGRAVSVVFPDGVRLEFDTGLSADRLREIVGALRS
- a CDS encoding alkene reductase gives rise to the protein MQNSVLFDSLTLGPYTLRNRIVLPPLTRSRSSQPGNIPNDLMATYYRQRSSAGFMVTEGTQIEPRGQGYAWTPGIYSPEQVEGWRKVTDAVHAEGGTIFLQLWHVGRVSHTSLQPGGAAPVAPSAIPADNVRVFVETGPGQGALTLPSAPRALTTAEVKELVQLYAQAARNALDAGFDGVEIHSANGYLINQFISTHTNQREDEYGGSLENRLRFLAEVTQAVADVVGKERMGVRFSPLFATTDEDRVYLGLVEEDPHTTYIEAIKVLEKIGIAYVSIAEADWNNAPELPESFRADIRKNFSGRVLYAGRYTPERGVRVVKAGLGDLIAFGRPFIANPDLPERIAHGWPLNPVDPKTMYGGTAKGYTDYPTYQR